The Microtus ochrogaster isolate Prairie Vole_2 chromosome 10, MicOch1.0, whole genome shotgun sequence genome contains the following window.
GGTAAGGAGACCATCtcgaaaacaaagaaaaaataaaattctgcctCACTAGCCTCCCTCAAATTAGAACACTGGGTGATGTGGGATGGGGAGGCATGCTCAGTCACCCTCCCACTTCATCCTCCTGGACCCCTTGGTCCCACCATCTCTGCAGCTCTAAATCAGCCAGGGGACAGCATGCTGGGCCAGTTTAAGtcccaccccctcccacctgGAGAAGAGAACAACTCGGTAAGCCCGAGCTAGCAGTCCGGTTCTGATCTGCCTGACCTGGCCTTGGGGCCACCCCAAGCCAGAGGAATCTGACACCACCCAGCCTTGTGCGCCTCTAGCCTCTGGGCTTCCTTCCTCCCGTGTAAGGAGTTGCACATTGGCCTTGAGAAAGATACTAGCACACCACTAAACCACACAATTAATGCTCAATAAAGCAGTAACCAGTAACTACAAGTTCTTCTTGTTCACCTATGCCTAAAACATCTGCCTCTCCCATGGCTCAACTGAAGTAAAAAAGTGAAAGATGTTTGAAGATTTCAGGTATTTATCCAGATCGGCAAACAAAGGGCCACGTTTGGCCAGGTGTCGAGTATTTGGTTCTAACATacaccaaaaaggaaaagattaatACTATTAATAATAATCTTAAAATGACTAAACAATATTCAAGGAATTTTCACATTtggaaattacataaaaataacatcTCAGTGTGCACAGATAAAGGAATGTTGGCCAACAGTAAGTACGTTTGTACACTGTGGATGAGCCACACAATACCTACTATCTGACCTTTTATGAACGTCAGCTACAGCCAAGCgtgatggcgcacacctgtaatcccaataggATTACGGAACGAGGATGAAGCTGAGGACTGCCCAGAGTTCACTGCCAGCATGGACTTACTACACAACAAGAATAGGCCAGTAACAACTACACTGCAAAGCCTCATCTTCCCCAACTCCCCACAAAAAAATTCCAAGTCCTGGTCTAGAGGTCCAAGAGGAGCCCCcaaagctgctgctgcttctacttcctgctggGCACCTACCTGCTTGGATCTGCTTTCCACCCATCTGTAACTTTCTGAGGGCTGCTGGCTTGGCTGCCTAAAACTTCTCACATCTTTTAAAAGCAAACTGAACAGTCAAACTGTGCCATGATACTATGACATGGGCCTTCGGTTCCTGTGCACTTGGTCATAAAGGGGAGTGAGCACTGGTGGCTGCCCTAACTTAAGTCTGTTTTATCCCCCTGAGCTCTGTTTGGCCACTTTCTTCCCAGGTCACTTTCTCCTGTAATTACCTTGAACTCTAGGAAACCCAGAACTGACCCATAAACATAATGTACAGTAAAGGACCAAAACTAGCTCCAAGCAACAGGGAGCTTGGCAAGGCTTAAATGAGGGCAACTGCCATTACGGTGAGGCTGTACTCTAGAGAAGCCAGACTGCTCCTCCGAAGTGATGACATTGGGAACTTCTCCAATCAGATTACTAGCCGCACCAAGAAGATCCACTGTCAGGCACACCCCAACCCTCGACTgtttcctgatggaggaaggtcattggttaaataaaaagaaactgcttggccctcattggttagaagataggtgggaggagtaaacagaacactgggaggaagaggaagtgaggtcagactcgacagctctcctctcaggggcagaggcctcagagagacacgatgctccactcttgcgggcagaggcgagagctctgctctctgaggcacacgagatgaagctccgacccaggatggacataggctagaatctccctggtaagccaccttgtgggctacatcagattattagagatgggctagtccaggtgtgagagttagcctaaaagaggctagatagaaatgggccaagcagtgcttaaaagaatacagtgtccgtgtaattatttcgggtaaagctagctgggtggcgggatacagcccaccgctcctaatacaacaaatggcgcccaacgtggggctcgaacccacgaccctgagattaagagtctcatgctctactgactgagatagccgggcagctgggatgatggagacgcagccccgccactcctattactacagtttcCCTTTTCTATGAGAGCTCAAGGTCCCTGTCAGCCCCTTCAGGACTAAGGTGGGAGtccaacacctttaatcccagcactgggggagggaggtatggggagatggggagaggcagtgggtctacataatgaattccgagacagccaaggctatgtagaaagaccctgtctcaaaacaaaaaacaaaacaaagggctgAGGTGGGATCACTGAGTCAACCCGATCTCCTCAACCTGCTCTGCTAACCCAAgtccttctctggccttcacCAAAGCTTACCTCTAACTGATGTATTGGGACAAGCAGGTTAGCCTGGTCTCTTGGAGAACTCCCTAAGCAAGACGTTTCCTTTGAAACCCCAAGAGCAATCACCAATATAAAGGCTAAATTTTCTCCCTTGtgttattaaaattatacataattatgTTTAAGTTCCATAACTCTTAAATCCCTCtacaacaaaggaaaaattattaaaacatttaatcactgaaaatacaaatacattagCAAATGTATTTTAGGATACTTATACAAAATTTAACACAAAATTAAAGACTCTGACGATAAGCAATATGGATACTACTCTTTTTCCTTTACCAATTTTTCAATCCTTGGAACTAATGACGTGACTGCAAGTCTTAGGGCAGAACCAAAACCCAGCAGGTTCCTTTGTTTTGATGCAGTCAAGGCTGAAAAGGTGGCATCACATAGACAGACGGTGGAAAAGGGCAGCAAGAGTTTCACTGCCTTTTCATGGAGCTCTGGGTAGCTTGTCTTTGCGCTTACCCAAAACTGAGTTACAGACATTGATTTATAAGCTGACTGTAGACTCGTATCCAAAGATAATGCCgctaatttttcttcttcagagtcAGTGAGGTTGTTATTCTGGTGACTGGCAAAGGGATCAACGAGCCACAGATTTCCCAAACGTAAGTCCTCTTGTGGGGGGTAGCAGTCATGGAAAACCTGAGCAAGTCCTTCTAAGTGCTCAATAATAATGCCAGTGATGCTTCTCACACTCACATCTGAGGAGTctaagaactcagaaaacaaagggaaCATGTCATAATCATTCTCTCGTGTGCGCTCCACCCacatttttagctttttcttAAATATGTCGACTTTGTTATACAAATTGAAAAGAGTAGCCACGGTCCCTTGGAGAGCAGAATTTAACTTATTTATAAGTGAAAACATATCTGCTAAATAGGCTAGCTTTGCAACCCATTCCTTGTCTTGAAAATATCTGGCCAAATCTGAATGCCTTTGATTTAAAAGTATTTCAATTTCATGTCTCAGTTCAAATAATCTTGTTAAAATTCTCCCTTTCGACAGCCAACGAACTTCAGCATTAAGCGGTAAGTTCACATGCTCCGATCCCATCTCTTCACACAGAGTCGTCAACATTTGTGAATCTGAGGCACCGTTCTTTACAAAGCTTAAAATTTGTGCTGACTGCAAAAGGATTTCATGTAAGCATGGAGATAGCTTTTCTGTTGCTAAGTGTTCGCGGTGAATGAAACAGTGTGTGAATGTCACTGCATTCTTGGTAACTTCTTGAATTTTTGACTTTAAACGAGAACATCTATCAGTCATGCTTGTGGCCCCATCAGTACAGAAACCAACACAATGggtccaactcagagatctactatCAATATATTTATCTATTAGCTCAAACGCTTCAAGATCTGTGCTCGGAGAAGACATTTCAGTACAAAATAACAATTCTTCTTTCACATCCCCACATGCATAATCGATGAAGCGAACATAGCAGAGGAGAAGGGTGCCGTCTGAGGTCTCCGCTGACTCATCTATCTGAAGGGCAAACCACTGGGATTCTCTGACCTTCTGAACCAGCTGGTCTTCAATGTCTGCAGACAGCTTGTTGATCCTGCATCCAATTGTGTTATTGGAAAGAGGgatggttttcattttgtctCCAGCACTTGAACCCAAAACTTCTGAACACATTTCTACTAAATACGGTTTAATTATTTCTTCAGCGATAGATAACGGCTTCTTCCTGGCAGCAATTTGGAAAGCAATTAAATAAGAAGTTTTCACAAGCGACTCTTCAACTAGTAAACACTGTTTTAAAGGACTGTTTTGACATTCGATTTCAACTGATTTTTCCTCAAAAAAGTCTCCTGGCTTGTTCTCTAACTCAGAATGTTTTTCCTTCAAGTGGTTAGAGAGACTGACTGACATCACGCTTTCTTGAGGTAAGATCTCTCCACAAATGACACACTGTGCTCTTGGTGGACTTTCCTCTGATTCAGAACAGataataaaaccagattttataTATTGTGCATCACAAGTCTGGATAAAGTccactcttttcttctttgcaagTGGAGAATCAGGTTCTTCGTTTTCCCCATTTGGCAGAGGTAAATctgaaggaaatatttaaatatgaacacTTGTGTTATGAGAACCTGAACAAAATTCCATTAGCAAGATGGATTAACATTAACTTTAGGGATTAGAGAACAGTTCAGTGGTAGCACTTTATCTGAGATGTCACCCTGGATCCAATCCTTAGCATCAATATAAAACAACATACTACATATAAAATCTAAAGGCCAATCTTAGGAGTTTGATTGTACTGTGTATACTACCATCTATGCCCtttttgggagcatgggggttagagacatggcttctctgtgtagacttggctgtcctagcacttgctctgtagaccaggctggcctcaaactcagagagatccaccttcctctgcctcctgagtgctgggattcaccaccaccaggctctttTAAGAATCTTAATGCaggggacagtgagatggctcagcaagcaaaggtacttgctaccaagcTTGACAAGGTGGATGGATGTAACAGCTTCTACAAGTGTTCCACATATACACTGTGGCATGCTCCCAAGCATGTACAGAcaagtacaaaataaaacaaacaaaataaaatacaacagaaTCCCTAAGTAGGGCTAGGAATGGtagcacactcctgtaatccagcacttaggagccaaaggcaggaggatcaggagcttaaggtcatcctcagctatacgtCCAGTCTGAGATCAGTCTGTGACATTACATGAGATACCCATGTAAAATATCAATGATTACTTTTAGCGAGTAagctttatctatttatttagagacaggctcTTGGTGTGcggcccaagctggccttgaactcaagatttcctgcctcagtctcccaaatagCTGGGAGTACAGTAACTTCACCACAACACCCAGCTCCAGACTGGGCATTTTACATATACGTTAGGGAAGGGACCTGGCCAGCTTGAGCATGGtgagcatggctctggcaggctttgttctcctccctcattccctctgccttgctaaaaatcTTTAGGTTACATTCCTAAAACTAGTCACCAAGGTCCACTCCCTTAGtttgccacttcctcctcctaaggctgactaccaaggtccggCTGTCAAAGtactgaagtccagcaatcagaagcctCCTTTGGCTCATCTAATTAACATGTccagttaaaattaaacacctcatcctaacacagagattcccattttacctttataaactgccatctgcctatgggccacatctgtctctcctttctccagaggcagtcctttgttcctctgggacaaataccccTGTCCCCTTTTCTtgttcccttctctctcattctctatcTCCTTTACCACCACATCCTATCCCATTCTAACATAGGcctcccctttttctcctcttaCAAATTAcactgcaaggtcatttgctgttgtttttctgcaTGCTTAgtaaaggatctctgtgaaaatAGGTGTCTAGGTGTGGTTTGGGCCTAACCCAGGGTCTGTGGAGGAGCCCCAATGTTCAGAAGCCCCTTTGGTTAGTCTGTGAGACAGGGTTATTGTTAGAAATGGAAGAACCTAGGCTATAGCTCTGTGATCAACGCAAAGCTCTgaatttgacacacacacacaactttggGCAGAGCTACCTAGCTactaaagtaattaaaaacataGGAATATGGGAGTAAGGCACTACCACTGACTGGGGCAATGCTTTACAGCTTCCCATGCAGGAGTTCACATTTTCTACCACCAACACACCAGAGCATTATCTGTTCTCTCAACAACTGATAATTGAATAATTAAATGCAgcgtttattttaattttttttttttttttggttttttgagacagggtttctctgtggttttggagcctgtcccggaactagctcttgtagaccaggctggtctcgaactcacagagatctgcctgtctctgcctcccaagtgctgggattaaaggcgtgcgccgccaccacccggcttttattttattttaatttttttttttttttggttaaatgCAGCGTTTAAAAAGAGGAGAgcgagaaagagaaagaactaagGCTCAATCACAAATTCTTTTAAGCAAATATGTATGTCAGTAATTATAACGGCTTATCTAAACATTTGAGAgagcatgtacatgtgtgaaatGCTTAACTCTACACAcagtattttatgtgcatatggaTTTGTACCATGCTAACATTTCACACTCAAGAATTGCTGTCTttacctttttattaaaaaaaaaaatcagaaagcaaacCTTATACAAGGTGCCAGGACACTTACCTGTCTGGCATTCAACATGGTGGGTGTGTGGTCTGCAAGAGGTAGCTTTGGTCTGTGTGCCTGGCCTGCACAATATGCCTTTGTTCTTCTGAAGCCTGCGAGGCTGCAAACACTGGAGTGTCTCATCAGCTACCAGTGTACTTCCCTAGTTAGAAACAAATCCACAGGCCAGTGTTTTTAGTAACTTTTCAACAACCATACTGCTATCAGATGAAAAGCAGTGTGTTATCCTGTAGAAGAGCAGTTACAAACAGAAAGCACTTTGAggtagaaaataacaaaaacactgtgatggtttgaaagaaaatggcccccagaggaagtggcactattaggaggtgtggctttgctgagaAGGCGTACTGTTGTTAGAGTGAGTGTgtgactgtggaggtgggctttgaggcctcagatgtgctcaagccatgcccagtgggaCAGAccccttcctgttgcctgcgggtcaagatgtgggactctcagaTCCATCTCCAGAGGCACGGCTGCCCGCACCACCATGTCACAGCGTGACGGTAATGAACCAAAGCTCTGAAACCATCAAGATGTGGGTCTCAGCTATTCTTGCTGCCATGCTTTTGCCCCATCATCATTAactctagccctctgaaactgtacccCAAATTAAATGCTCCACTTTACAtgctgccttggccatggtgtttgtcacagcaacttaaaaataactaagacaaccACTAACTCCTAATCAGCATAGGCTCCATTCattgtttctataaaaaaaaaaattctggaagaCGGATATGTCTAGAATGGGTAAGGCCCTCCGTTCAATCCCtagtacacacgcatacacacacaaattactctgcctaaaatacaactgaaatagccaaataaagaaaaaacatttgcTGCTAAgggtaattattttttaaaaataaacaggctccacaaaataatatataatctcTATTGATTACAGATCTCAACTAGGCTGGGTGTTGGTAaagcacagctttaatcccagctctccgtaagtggatctcttgagtttgaggccaggttggttccaggacagccaagactacacagaaaaaccctgtctccaaacaaaaacaacaacaaaaagtccagagatccacctgcctctgcctcccaagtgctgggattacaggcgtgcgccaccatcaacCGGCTGAAAGAAAGTNNNNNNNNNNNNNNNNNNNNNNNNNNNNNNNNNNNNNNNNNNNNNNNNNNNNNNNNNNNNNNNNNNNNNNNNNNNNNNNNNNNNNNNNNNNNNNNNNNNNaaaaaaaaaaaatttattcatgaaTCATAGTGCACATGTCTTTTATTCTAGCACAAAAGAagttgaggcaggcagatctctaggattcaaggccaacctggtctacaaagtgccttccaagatagccaaggctatactgtaagatcctgtctcaaacaccaacACCATCACCCCACAAACTTTTTCTAGACAAAGCGAAGCACagccataatcccagcacccaggaggctgagacagaaggataatcctaaattcaagtccagcctgaatTACATAGTGACAgctaccctatctcaaaaaactttatgtatattttcaaattaatgtGCCATGTGCCATGGAACTCAAAGACTTCAATAGTGAACAACTAGAAATAATTTCCCATTAGAATTCTTCCCCAATAGTTTTTCTCATAGGGAATCACCTACTTAAGGGTGGCCTTTCCAGGCTATTCTCTATGTATGGACAAGCAGATAGCCCTGTATTTAAGGCACAAATGAAGGTGTGCTATTCTAAGGTTTATGTCACCTTCTTTCCAGAAGCCTATACATACAGGCCTTATTCTTTTTAACAAAGGCATCGTAATCCATTACATGAATACAACATACTTACTTTAACTGTAACCAaagcctctgtatgtgtgtgcaggacaCTCTACTACTAGCTAGGCTATGTAAAGAGATGTGAAATGGGAAGGGCACATTTCAGACTCTGCTTGTATTAAATTATGTTTTGGCAACTCATATAACTCCAGAGTGATCTATGGCCCTAGATACTGATGGAAAAATTGGGTTTCAAGCCTCTGCTATTAGAAACAATGCAAACCAATTATAAACCACATCTGGCTCtgcattttaaaacttctttaggagccgggcaatggtggcgcacgcctttaatcccagcactcgggaggcagaggcaggtggatctctgagttagaggccagcttggtctacagagtgaattccaggacagtcagggctacacagagaaaacttgtcttggaaaacaaaaacaaataagacaaaaaccaagcaaaataaTCATATAACAAACTTAAATGTCTAAGTAGTGGAAAGAGTTGCTGAGGAAAAAGCAGGGTTAGGGAGCCGGGAGTAACATTCGATTTTCTGAATTACTCAAAAGAGCAAGCCGGGTTGCATGAACTGGCTCAGCTATTAAGGCTCTTCCATccagcctgaccacctgagttcaatccccagtttGATGCCTGGGATCTCTATGGTACAAGAGAAGAACAGACACCCTATCCCATCCCCCGCccccagagttgtcctctgactcccacatatGTGCAGGAAgtgaaaaattaaagagaaataagtGTGTACACACTGACTGTCCTCAACCCAGACTCAACTCTGAAAATAACCACTGCTTCCAGCTTCTGACAGATCAGTGCCATTTGACCACAATGGCAGCACATGGCAAGTTTCAGCACCCTACTCTTACTTAGCAAGCTACCTTGGAAGTATATTTACATGACTTTGTATGAGGCTTGCCCAGCCCCTCAGATAGTATTCTATTACTAAATGAGCCAGAAGTAACTACAAGAGTTCTTGTCTATAAATATAAGCCTTGTGCCACTACAATCAATGCCATGACTCCTGTCCTTACACATAAA
Protein-coding sequences here:
- the Zmym6 gene encoding zinc finger MYM-type protein 6 translates to MKEPLDGGCENTLAQQGLLDRVKEEPDNAQEYGLQESELKISAVFSANDAPLGFQLCSPSPGSNASTTPAPTSHLFCSGCKKILHKTGCAQLFCSTECITRYSSAACLPYQLKRICTNCSKEIINPMDVITAKFENSSSCKDFCSQLCLSSYELKKPVVTIYTSGISTKCTMCQKVTDNLAQKPLYALGNSMKPSAETSESTDDPGRSEVFCSINCLSAYRIKTVISSGLQVLCHSCKTAAVPQYHVAMSDGTICSFCSSNCVLAFQNVFNKPEGTNSSLVPISPGQEVMNTPLQPAVSAGKGAPVSSFSSPISKPAAAALETLAKQSQQIALTHTFMRLKCQHCNHHFATKPELLFYKGRMFLFCGEVCCEEYKRRNKVMALCDYCKIYKVIKDIVRYSGVDKPFCSEVCKTLSAQDFAERWTNCCKMCSYCLQTSANFVENRLEGKLQVFCCEECMSKFTALFYQIARCDACKRQGKLSESLRWRGSIKYFCNLFCVLKFCHHYSVNDPVHKKVIVLPKSVSVIIPKAQNAVTTLPSPRIPTTPVITSVISLAKIPALQPTTNTNSVLTGAGPKEVAETIGNGSTLVADETLQCLQPRRLQKNKGILCRPGTQTKATSCRPHTHHVECQTDLPLPNGENEEPDSPLAKKKRVDFIQTCDAQYIKSGFIICSESEESPPRAQCVICGEILPQESVMSVSLSNHLKEKHSELENKPGDFFEEKSVEIECQNSPLKQCLLVEESLVKTSYLIAFQIAARKKPLSIAEEIIKPYLVEMCSEVLGSSAGDKMKTIPLSNNTIGCRINKLSADIEDQLVQKVRESQWFALQIDESAETSDGTLLLCYVRFIDYACGDVKEELLFCTEMSSPSTDLEAFELIDKYIDSRSLSWTHCVGFCTDGATSMTDRCSRLKSKIQEVTKNAVTFTHCFIHREHLATEKLSPCLHEILLQSAQILSFVKNGASDSQMLTTLCEEMGSEHVNLPLNAEVRWLSKGRILTRLFELRHEIEILLNQRHSDLARYFQDKEWVAKLAYLADMFSLINKLNSALQGTVATLFNLYNKVDIFKKKLKMWVERTRENDYDMFPLFSEFLDSSDVSVRSITGIIIEHLEGLAQVFHDCYPPQEDLRLGNLWLVDPFASHQNNNLTDSEEEKLAALSLDTSLQSAYKSMSVTQFWVSAKTSYPELHEKAVKLLLPFSTVCLCDATFSALTASKQRNLLGFGSALRLAVTSLVPRIEKLVKEKE